The Leptospiraceae bacterium genome includes the window CAATTCCCAATAGGAGTGCAATGTACAGAGATTGAAAAGAGTCAGACATAGCTTGAGATGAGCCGGTCGGATTTACTGTGTATCCCGGGGGTAGTAATTTAATTGCGATCTTTTGTGCCAAGTCGATTGCTTCTTTTTGCCCTATTTTGTTAGATGGGTTTGCATAAATACTAATTGAACGAGAGCGATTTTTTCTGGTAATCGTCGGTAAAACAATTTGTTCTTCTAATCCTACTACCGAAGAAACCGGAACAACTTCTCCTCTTTGATTTCTTACGATTAGATTTTTGATTTGTTCCGTTTTTTCTCTATCCTCTGCTTTTAATCGAACTCGAATGTCGTATCTATGTCCACCATCAGTAAATTGCCCGACCTTAACCCCTCCAATCATTGCTTCTAAAACTCTTCCGATAGATTCTATGTTTACGCTATAATTTGCGGCAATATCTCTTTTAGGGAATACGTGAACTTCTGGAGCACCTTCTTGAAAACTTGAATCTATATCTGTAAATAATTTAGAGGAATTCATCTCACTTTTTATTTTCTCTGAGACTTCAGCGAGTACATACCAGTCGGATCCTTGAATACTCAATTCAACCGGGTATCCTCTGGATGCAGTAAAACCTCGTGTTGATAAATCTTGGATGGATATTTTTAAATCCGGTGAAACTGTTTGTAATTTTTTCCTAAGAACTCCGGCAAATTCATTTTGAGAAAGTCTTTTTCCGGTCTCTTTATTTTTTGGTCGATCTTTAGGATCTTTCATGGTTAAAAAAATATTCAGTAAATTCGATTGCCCGCCTTGCATTCCCCCAACACTTGAAAATATTCTTAATACTTCTCCTTCCGAGAGAACAACAGCCTCGACTTTTTTAGCGATCTCATCCATATATGCCATCGAGGAACCGGTCTTTCCCTGAACCTTCACAAACAATCTGCTTTGATCCATAGAAGGCACAAATTCTTTTTTTAATGGGAAGAATGTCCAGACAGAAAGTGCAAAAACTAAAATGGATCCGGATACAACTATCAACCTATTTTGTAAGCAAATTTTTAAAACCCTTGCGTATATCTTGTCAAAAAAATGAAGTAGATTGGCTATTTTGCTGGTAATTTTTCCGGTATGAGAAGTGATTTCTAAGTATTTAGAAGCGCGCATTGGGGTTAGGGTGAGTGCTTCAAGAAGTGATAATAGAACGGTAGCAGAAATTGTAACACCAAATTGAAAGAAATATCTACCAATCACTCCTTTCATAAAAACTACAGGCAGGAAAATTGCGACAATGGAAAGGGTCGTGGCGATTGCTGCGAAAGTAATTTGTCTTGCTCCTTTTCTGGCTGCTGTAACTTTTTCTGCTCCACCCTCTCTGTGCCTGACAATATTCTCTAAGACCATAATTGCGTCGTCAACGACTATCCCTATCGCAAGAGACAGAGCCAAAAGAGTGAAAGTATTCAGTGTAAACCCGAATATCTCCATAACAAGAAAACTACCAATAATAGATGTAGGAATCGAAAGTAAAATATTCCAAGTTGAAGACCAGCTCCCCAAAAATAAAAAACAAACAATTGCAGTCGTAAAGACCGAAAGAATAAGAATAAACTCTAATTCACCGATGGATTCTTCTATAAACAAAGTAGAGTCAAAAGAAACTTCCATGTTGTAACCTGGTGGAAGTTGTGCTTTGATTTGGTTCATTTTCGCTTTTACGGATTTTGCAACTTGAACTGCGTTAGTGCCTCTTTGCTTTAATATTCCAAGTCCTACTGCGGGTTTACCGTTCAGTCTGGAAATTCTTCTGATATCTTCAAGTCCGTCTTCTACCTCAGCTACATCTTTAAGAAAGATAGACTTTTCGAGGATTGGAGTTCCACCTCTCGAAGGGATCCTGATTTTGGAGAATGACTGAACGGTATTTACTTCTCCCATAGACCTTACACTTTTTTGTGTGGATGAATTTTCGAGTAACCCTGCTGTTTCTACGTGCTCTCTTTGAACTGCATTAATCACATCTTCAACTGTAAGCTCGAGCCTTGTAAGTTTTTTTTCATCTATCCATATACGAAGATTTCTATCCGCAAATCCTCCAAGGTAAATTTGACTAACGCCTTCCACAGTGGAGAATTGACTTTTTAAAACATCTCTTACATAGACCATCAAATCTCTTTTTGTACCGGTAGAAGTAACGGCTATAAACATAATAGGCGTGTCTTCAGGATTTGTTTTTGTGATAATAGGTGGGTCTAAAGTAGTCGGCAAAATCTTCTGCGCTTGCGCGACTTTTGTTTGTACTTCTTGGAGTGCTGCATCAATATTTCGAGACAGATCAAATTCAATTTGAATATTGGCTTGACCATAGCTTGAGTTTGAATTAATTTCTTTTACGCCCTCTACTGAGAGCAAATTATCTTCTATAATATCTACAATGTTTGTTTCCATTACCTCTGGAGATGCACCTTGCATAGTCAACTGTATGTTGATGACGGGAAAGTCAACGTCCGGCATCTGAGAGATTCCGAGTTTTAGAAAAGACATTGCACCAAATAAAATCATCCCCCAAAATAGCATCCAAGCAAAAACAGGTCTTTTAATAGATAGATCGGCTAAGGTCATTTGTTTTTTTCGTCCTTTTTGTTCTCATCAGTTTTCCAGTTATTGGCTTTATAGGGAAGCTCTCCTGTTACTATTCCCAGTAGCACTCTATTTAATTTATTTTGGAGGTAAGCTCTGTCGTAGCTTTCTCTCGCCTGGGCAAGGCTTGTAAGTGAGTTTAGTAATTCAAGAGAGTTGGTGATTTTATTTTGAAAATCTCGACGGATCAATCTATGACTTCTTTCGGCAGAGTCGAGTGCTTTTTTATAGGCTTCTACTTCGCTAACGCCCGTACGATAGGCGGAATAGGTTCTACGAATTTCTTCTACTCCTGAACGAATTGTATTTTTTAAAAAAATCTCGGCTTCTTTTTTAATTGAGTTTGCTTCCGAAATTGCAAAAATTGTTTTTCCGCCTGAGAATAAAGGGAGTTCAAATACGAATTGTGCAAATATGCTGCTTTTCGTATTGCCTTGTGGAATACTATATTGTGCATCAACATACACATTGGGCAAAAGTCCGCCTTTTGCAGCGAGTACTTTTTCGTGTGCAAGCCCGAGAGAGGCTTTTGCAGTACGAACATCAACCCTGTCCTCTAATTTTTCTATTGCTTCGTTTAGAGTAAAGTTTGGTTCTTGAATCAGAATGTTATCGCTTAGTTTTGGATTAGCACTAACTACATTGCAAAGATAAGAAATTTTTTCATTTCCTGCGACAATTTGTTCTTGGATAGAGAAAACTTCAGCATCATAAGTTGCGAGTCTTGCTTGGATACTCGAAAGCTCCGAGTTTCTTGCCTGACCGAGATTTACTCTTCTTCTGTACTCAAAGATTAATTCTTTCGTTAATTTTTGGATTTCCTTTTTATGTTGTAAAGATTTTTCCAATAGTAGTATTGTGTAATAGGTTTGAGAAAGGTCAGTAAGTAGCAGCATGGCTTCTTGACTCATCTCTAATTTTCTAACTTTGATTTCAGACTTTGCGCTTATATAACTAGAATATTCTGTTAATCCCGTAAATATGGGAACGTGTAAAACTAATCTTTGACCGGAGCGAAGTGTAGGAGGTAAGCTGGTTCCCGAAGAAGACCCCGATGAATTTAAAAGTGGAAGATAAGCCGGGGGAACTCCTGCAACTGAATAGGCCATTTGTTTATTTCTTTCACTCTCTTGCTTATCTGATGGGTTTGGATAAAATTCGGTTCTTTGGTTTCTGTAAGATAGGGTTGGTAAAAACATACTGAAAGCTAATCCTTTTTTAGCTTCGGCTTGTCTTACTTTCTCGTAACGCATGGCGAGTTTGTCACTCGACTCAACAGCAAGTGCGTATAAATCAAACAGATTCCATTCTGTTTTCTTTTTAGCTTCTCTTACTTGCTCTGAACTTATACCTGAAACTTCTACCAGAGAAGGCTCAACTATTCCATCTCCCGTAATTACCGGAGCAGATACACACGAAGTAAAAAATAATAATACTATAGTGAAATATATTTTTTGATAATTAGATTTAAAAATGGCGCACCTGCATAAAATTATTTGTGGAAATAAATAGGATTAAAAATTCTAAGAAGTCGCTATTTGTTAGCGATAAAAAAACTTCGTTTAGAGTTTGTGCAGAAGTGTCATAAAAAAAATATAAATAGTTTAATAGCATAAAAAAAATTCTGATACAACTCCTACTTTTGTGACCCTTGTTTTTATAGAATAGTTCCATACCTAAAAATAAAATTTCCTATTTTCAAAAATTATTTTGGTTAGAGAAATATCGTTTAAAATATAAGTACCAAAAAAATAGAAATGAATGAAATTTCAATAGTTTAACCTTAAATTATTAAAAAATTTGTTTGCAATGTAATTTAGTGGAGATGTTTTTGTAATATGTTTCCTTTGATTGTAGTATTAATTTGTTTGTTTATTTATTTCCTTGGGTATAGATTTTATTCAAAGTTTTTGTCAGAAAAAATTTTTAATCTCGCTGGAAGAGAAGTAAAAACTCCAGCTCATATACTAAGAGACGATTTAGATTATATTCCTACTAAGCCGGCAGTTTTATTTGGTCATCATTATGCATCTATTGCGGGACTGGCTCCGATTTTAGGTCCTGCGGTTGCTGTGATTTGGGGTTGGTTTCCGGCTATGATTTGGGTCGTACTCGGAGGACTATTTATTGGTTGCGTGCATGACTTAGGGTCTATTGTAGTTTCTGTTCGATCAGACGGTAAGTCGATAGGTCAGGTTGCGGAAGACTTGCTTGGGAGACGTGCAAGAAGTTTATTTCATGCGATTATATTTTTTCTTGTCTCGCTCGCAATGGGTGTTTTTGTTTTAGTTCTTGCCGGGTTATTTTCGGCTTCTCCAAAATTGGAAAAATTACCGGAAAAAATAGCGATCGAGGAAAAAGTCACAGTAAATGAAGTAAAAGAATTCCACGACAAAGGACAAATTCAAACGGAAACTAAACCCAAAATAGAGCTAAGAAGCAATTTTCCAGAATCTGTAATTCCAACAATTGCGCTTATGATTTTTGCTGTAATTGTTGGTTTTTTGCATTACAAGAAAGGAATCGATTTAAAACCACTTACCATTATTAGTTTTGTTTTAGTTTTATTAGTGATATATATAGGGATGTACAAACCATTTTTGGATTGGACAGGGTTAAACGATCCAAATAGATCACCTTCTACAGAAAGCTGGAAATGGTACTTATTATCTTATGCTTTTCTTGCATCGGTCACGCCTGTTTGGCTCTTACTTCAAAGCCGAGACTATATCAATTCATTTCTATTGTACTTGGGAGTAATTTTAATTTTCCTCGGTTATTTTACAGGCGCAATAACAGGGAGGTTTTCTCAGTTTAATGCTGAAGCTATCAGAATAGACTCTATAGGTTTAGATTTAATTCCATTTGTATTTATCACTATTGCTTGTGGGGCTGTGTCCGGTTTTCATTCTTTGGTTAGTTCAGGCACTACCGCAAAGCAGATAGATGTAGAAAAAGATGCGAGAGTGATTGGTTATGGGGGTATGATCGGAGAGTCATTGTTGGGGTTGACTTCTGTAATTGCTTGTACTATTGGATTTACTTCTTCGTCGGAGTGGACTTCGTATTATAAATCTTGGTCAGGGATTCAAGGGCTTGCTCCTCAGGTAGGTGCATATATTTACGGTACAGGAAGATTTTTAGCTCAGATCGGAATACCAGAAAGTTTTGCCCAAGGGTTTATAGCATTAATCGTAGTTAGTTTTGCGC containing:
- a CDS encoding efflux RND transporter permease subunit is translated as MTLADLSIKRPVFAWMLFWGMILFGAMSFLKLGISQMPDVDFPVINIQLTMQGASPEVMETNIVDIIEDNLLSVEGVKEINSNSSYGQANIQIEFDLSRNIDAALQEVQTKVAQAQKILPTTLDPPIITKTNPEDTPIMFIAVTSTGTKRDLMVYVRDVLKSQFSTVEGVSQIYLGGFADRNLRIWIDEKKLTRLELTVEDVINAVQREHVETAGLLENSSTQKSVRSMGEVNTVQSFSKIRIPSRGGTPILEKSIFLKDVAEVEDGLEDIRRISRLNGKPAVGLGILKQRGTNAVQVAKSVKAKMNQIKAQLPPGYNMEVSFDSTLFIEESIGELEFILILSVFTTAIVCFLFLGSWSSTWNILLSIPTSIIGSFLVMEIFGFTLNTFTLLALSLAIGIVVDDAIMVLENIVRHREGGAEKVTAARKGARQITFAAIATTLSIVAIFLPVVFMKGVIGRYFFQFGVTISATVLLSLLEALTLTPMRASKYLEITSHTGKITSKIANLLHFFDKIYARVLKICLQNRLIVVSGSILVFALSVWTFFPLKKEFVPSMDQSRLFVKVQGKTGSSMAYMDEIAKKVEAVVLSEGEVLRIFSSVGGMQGGQSNLLNIFLTMKDPKDRPKNKETGKRLSQNEFAGVLRKKLQTVSPDLKISIQDLSTRGFTASRGYPVELSIQGSDWYVLAEVSEKIKSEMNSSKLFTDIDSSFQEGAPEVHVFPKRDIAANYSVNIESIGRVLEAMIGGVKVGQFTDGGHRYDIRVRLKAEDREKTEQIKNLIVRNQRGEVVPVSSVVGLEEQIVLPTITRKNRSRSISIYANPSNKIGQKEAIDLAQKIAIKLLPPGYTVNPTGSSQAMSDSFQSLYIALLLGIAVAYMILASQFNSFTLPILVLLALPFSFSGAIFALWIFNYSLNIYSFIALLLLMGLVKKNSILLVDFTNQLIEKGVPVDEAIQTASPQRLRAILMTSIATIAAAIPPALAFGPGAESRIPMAIAVIGGMLISTILTLVIVPSGYSLIMNRKR
- a CDS encoding carbon starvation protein A, giving the protein MFPLIVVLICLFIYFLGYRFYSKFLSEKIFNLAGREVKTPAHILRDDLDYIPTKPAVLFGHHYASIAGLAPILGPAVAVIWGWFPAMIWVVLGGLFIGCVHDLGSIVVSVRSDGKSIGQVAEDLLGRRARSLFHAIIFFLVSLAMGVFVLVLAGLFSASPKLEKLPEKIAIEEKVTVNEVKEFHDKGQIQTETKPKIELRSNFPESVIPTIALMIFAVIVGFLHYKKGIDLKPLTIISFVLVLLVIYIGMYKPFLDWTGLNDPNRSPSTESWKWYLLSYAFLASVTPVWLLLQSRDYINSFLLYLGVILIFLGYFTGAITGRFSQFNAEAIRIDSIGLDLIPFVFITIACGAVSGFHSLVSSGTTAKQIDVEKDARVIGYGGMIGESLLGLTSVIACTIGFTSSSEWTSYYKSWSGIQGLAPQVGAYIYGTGRFLAQIGIPESFAQGFIALIVVSFALTSLDSATRLLRYNIEEIAESTNSKFMKKYVANRYTASLLACLAIAVFAFLKVEENGQWKPAGLTLWKLFGTTNQLLAGLALLVIAIYLYKSKKPTIYVAAPMVFVLVVTFWAMVDNFFDFLIGKNPSVLLSAVGGILILLTIWLVIEGILSMIKLRKTNV
- a CDS encoding TolC family protein encodes the protein MRYEKVRQAEAKKGLAFSMFLPTLSYRNQRTEFYPNPSDKQESERNKQMAYSVAGVPPAYLPLLNSSGSSSGTSLPPTLRSGQRLVLHVPIFTGLTEYSSYISAKSEIKVRKLEMSQEAMLLLTDLSQTYYTILLLEKSLQHKKEIQKLTKELIFEYRRRVNLGQARNSELSSIQARLATYDAEVFSIQEQIVAGNEKISYLCNVVSANPKLSDNILIQEPNFTLNEAIEKLEDRVDVRTAKASLGLAHEKVLAAKGGLLPNVYVDAQYSIPQGNTKSSIFAQFVFELPLFSGGKTIFAISEANSIKKEAEIFLKNTIRSGVEEIRRTYSAYRTGVSEVEAYKKALDSAERSHRLIRRDFQNKITNSLELLNSLTSLAQARESYDRAYLQNKLNRVLLGIVTGELPYKANNWKTDENKKDEKNK